The sequence below is a genomic window from Sparus aurata chromosome 6, fSpaAur1.1, whole genome shotgun sequence.
GGTGGCTAAGGCTGCGGATAGTTGGGGTATAGAGCTGCCAATTCCATTAAAGTAGGGAGGATTTATGCGTTGCCTGAGAGGCTGGAAGTACGGATCCCCCACACCCCGAGGCCCGCTTCACGCGATCTGTGTTGCCATCGATTTTGAAAAATGCAGAAATCTCacacagcataaaaaaaaaaaacactcacatttaATAGAAGACTAGCATGGCCACTagcatgtttttctgttgcCAGGTGAGGATATGACACGCTAACAGGCTGATGCATAATGGGGTCTTCTTGAAAGATGTCAtaattttgtctgttttcctgttGTTATGGATTATGAAACTTTTTTCGAAAATTGCAAAATGCTCATTCAATGCTACTTTTAGCGCAGATTTTAACACTCGAATGAACAAACAGTtcagaagcagtcagaaaacaCAGCCTGCATCACAACACCCTGTAGCTGTTGCTGATGAGCACCGTGTAGGCAATTAGCAAAGGGTAATCATGTGGGCATCAAcagtcatttgtttgtttctctcagtatccttttaaaatgtgactGCTGGATAACAGGAGGCAAACACGGGCTGTGTGCTGCTACAACAGGCAACGAGAAAACCAGCGTTAGATTCAGCCttaaaggaacaattcacccaaaaatgaaacgTCGGTCATCATCTACTCACTCTCGCACGGAATGGAAGTCGGATGAAATTTCACAGTCCGcaagacatttctggagcttcacagcaaaacagggtTGCAGCAGTCTTCTAAACGACGGAAAGAGATGCAGActtgttttattatgtaaaaaacaacaaaaaggaatCCCTGAGATCACAAATTGCTTTGAAAAGAAATTATTCACACCCTTGCAGTCGTGCACCCAATTCAGACAGAGTGAACGCTACTGGTTCTAGATCAGAAattacagtgaagatttcagcttttaaaagGATGTAAACAATATTTCtttacatctaaaaaaaaacatccccacCTCCCTCAGCTGCTTAGGAGAATGCTGAAACgctgtttcaaaataaaatgtttcgtGGACTGCAAAACTTCTTCTGGCTTTCCCTgggcatgggggtgagtaggcGATGACTGAACTATCATcgttgggtgaacttatcctttaaaaaaaagagcaagagTTCATACTTCTTAAGAATTCTACAAATGCATTGATAAAGCTCTTGCTGTTTCCAGAATGCAAGGATTTGGATGATTCCCCCTTTCTATGTCAAAATGGATATCAGAAAAATCCCCTTTGTCCTAAAAACAGATACGATGGATACACGGAGACTCTATCGACTGCAGACTGTAACACTGTGAACTGGCCAACGCTACGATCTAGGTGCAGTGGTTGAGGTATCTCGCTAACAAGCATGTCAGGACACAacaactgtgtttgttttcaaatgtaattATTAGCATTACTAgtgttattatttgtttatttcactttttcttccACTTCCTTGTTCCATTGTTGCCTCTGTACTGTAACATTCAGTTTTTGGTTGATATCAAGCTGAGCTGTTCTTGCACAGTTGAGAACTATTTCAAAATAGGaaagcagaaaaacatgaatttcaACACCGAACAGTTTTTCTTTGGACGGATGCCGTCTGCCTGTGGCATCCTGACAGCACCGTAccatgtctttctctctctctttctctctcgctgtATACACAACATCTTTCCCACATGGCAGTGGGgatctgtgtgtttcaggggcTATTTTGTAAACACAAAAGGGCCATAACTAAGAGTTAGCTTCACTTGCTTTTCTAGTCCACAGATAACAAACATGGAGCGAACAAGTAGCATTAGGAGAAAAGCCATGGCCAGACAACACAAAGGAGAAGTCATGATTGCCGGAGAACAACTCAGGtatgagagggagagggaggaacgTGACGCTCTCATggtcaggttttttttagtttttttttttaattaaagttcAAAGGTTAGATAtaaatgactgatttttaaGTTTTGAGTTCAGGGCTAGGGTTTCAAAGGTAGGCGATTTTCACAGTATGATAACTGGCTCTGTAAATATCCCAGTTTCATCATATCAATGTGTTTTACATTGATCATTCTTGTTATTATCAGTTGCAGTGAccttaaagaaataaaaagagacaGATTTTTCAAGAAATATCATGACTACAACCActgaaacattatttttaaagttaTACTTATAAAGTGTTCAGTTGATAAGCAAATCCACACAGTATGATAACCGTCAATTTTCACACCATGGTGTACCTTGAAAACGACATGAATCGCTGCAAAAACCTTTTTGGCATTCTGGCTCATTTGAATTAAATTTGAAGGTTGAGGCTTCATGACGGGAAACTGATCAAGGACAGGCGCTACCACCTGCGCACCTATCCAAACTGCTTCGTGGCACAGGAACTTATAGACTGGCTCGTGAGCCATAAGGAAGCTCCGGATCGAGCAACTGCTGCCTGCCTCATGCAGCACCTCATGGATCACGACATCATCCACCACGGTGAGAAGGAAGGAACAGCATTAGCTTCAGCAAGGGGAAACTGACAAACAGAAATTGATTGTACCTTTATTTACAGACtctctaatttaaaaaaaagttattcgAAACTGTATGGTGCCTTTTCTCAGTGTGTGATAAGAGGCCAGTCTTCAAGGATGCCAAACTGCTGTACCGTTTCCGCAAAGACGATGGCACATTTCCCTTCAGTACAGAGGTGAAAATCTTCATGCGAGGACAACGGCTATACGAACAGTAagagctgctgtttgtctcGCGCTGTGATTCTCCTGTTTGAACAGCTAACCTTGAATGCAATGAGTGCAATGTCAgtcatgctcacacacactaaGTTGATGAGGATAGGACTGGGGTTGCAATTTCACACAAAGCaacacagtatatatatatatatatatatatatatatatatatatatatatatatatatatatatatatatatatatatatatagtatatatttgTAATTTGAAGAGCTTTCAATATTTTTCAAACACAATTTGCATGTTATGAAGCATTTGATTTGTGTTCTTCAGGCTCATAGCGGACAAGAACTCCATTCTGCAGCTGAGAGAGGAGCATGGTGTTGCATATCAGCGCTCCTTTCCCGGCTGCCAGTTGATTGACTGGCTCCTTCAGAATGCAGAGGCAGAGTCCCGGCGTCGGGGACTGGAGCTGTGCCGCACATTGCAGGAGCATGGCATCATTCAGCACGGTGAGGAGTGTCCTCATTTGCCCCTTTGATGTATGCACTGAGTTTGCTGCTGGTGGCTGCATGCAGTGGGTGGTCAGCTGGGACTTTTAAAAATCTAAAGCAAATTTGCTCATCAACTCTTTGTGAGACATCCCATTAATCTGAGACCTGTTGTTTTGTGCTCTTTTGCTCTCTTGCACTCCCATCACTAGTGGCAAAGAAACATGATTTCTTTGACAGCGGACTGCTCTACCAGTTCTGCATCAATttccgccgccgccgccgcctatCTGCGCTTTTAAATGAAAGCGAACAAGAGGAAGACGAGGGAGTGGCAGTGTCGACACCCGAGGACACCCATCCTGAAAGTCCATTTGTTCTGCGCAAAAGCCGACCTCAGGAGGGCAACAGTGCTTTCCagtctggtaaaaaaaaaaaaaaaaatctctgggCTTTATGCACTTTGTTTTGAACGCCGATTAATTGTATTGCACTTTCACAAATCCAAATTTATTAACAGTAGAGTCGAGTAAAGACCTGAAACAGGTTACCAGTGGGCGCCGAGGCAGCTTGAATTCCCTTCAGCTTCACTCAGCTGGATTCCCACCTCTCGCCCAGTCTTCAACTTCAGTGGCGAGATGCAATCCTAAATCAGGCGAGTGTGTGATGAATATTCATGTGGAGAGcgtttcaaaatgtctttgaaGCATTTTGCGCACTGAGGCCTGCTTGTGTTTCATTGTCCCGCACTGGGAAATGTTGAAATCTTTTCATGATTTCACAGTACTGAGAAGAACTGTTACATGCGAAGAGTTGCTGGCACCTGGTGCACCCTTCCTCAAGAAAGTGTTGACGGTGAGCTGCTGCAAAACCACGGCTATTGTAGAGCTAATCACAATGGCGTCAACTCTAGGATTTAACAGCATCAATCAAGCATAACCCGGACAACCTCCCCCCAGCGTCTTACAGTGGATGACTGAAGTATAGGACAAAACTTCAATACTCCTTTAGGGAGCTTTTGCATACAGGTCTATTATAAAGGAGTGACATATTTAAGCTGTTTCATATTTCACATGAGAACAAAGAGATTCTTggagagtttttttgttttttttttacatgtggaCTAATGATGTTGTATTTGACCAAATCATTTCTACAgaatgtgtcatttttctcACCCTCCGACCATCACAGGTGATAGGAGATGCCCTGGGCTGGGGCTTTGTTGTCAGAGGCGTGGCTCCCTGTTATGTGCAGGCTGTTGACCCTGGAAGCCCTGCAGCGGTTGCTGGAGTTAAGGTTGGATAATTTGTGACATACGCGGCACTGAAAGTCAAGATTGGTAACCATTAAACTAAATCAAAACCTATGTACCTCCTGTTCCTTAGGTGCGGCAGTTTGTGTGCCAGGTGAATGGCCAGTGTGTTCTCTACCTGGACTACAGGACAGTCTCCAGACTGGTGATGACAGGAACCCGCACTGTTGTGCTGGAAGTAATGGAACCACTGgaatgacaacaacaataaaactgCCTTTAATTATGTCAAGTTCTTGTTTTCAAATATGAATGTACATATAAAATCTGTCCTCAATTGTTCTCTAGTATGTGCTCATTTGTGGATACCATTCAATGAAAAGGCTAGATAATGTAGGGTGCATGTGGTATTTTCATTAACCTAAATACATAATAtctttttatgattttatgaaaataaaattttGTGTTAATACAACCACAATTAATACTAACTTTTGGCAATCCAGCCACTGCCCTGCTCCCTGATACGACTTCCGTCGTTCGGTCGCCGCCATTTTGGATCGAGAGTTGGCTCACTTGTAAAAGATAACATTAGCGAACACTGGCCTGCCCACCGGTGAAAGTACAAGGATTGCTCAGAGGACACTGGCGTGGTCCTGGCACTCATCAGTTTTGGAGTAGACTGTTTTAATGAGATGTGCACCACTTTGTCCTGCCCTTCGTTCTTCCTGCCAGTTAGCAGCTGCAGATGTgacagctaaccagctagctcagttagctagcTGTGTTGGAGCATCAGCACCGGCTTTGAGGAGAGCGTACATCACCATCAGTCTGCACGCCCCGACCAGCCAGCTAACTTCTTTGTTCGCCCTCTATATGGTGAGGCAACCAGTGTAAAGCTATTCCCCACAACCATCATCAGGTGAGTAAAACGCAAAGCTTGATAGTCAGTACaactgaagaaataaataacGCTAACCGGCTATGCAGCGCTAGCTTTGATGCTAAGTACAGTAGGTGACCAAGCCTGCAAGAGCGGGCAACGCAGCTAATGTTGGCTAACACACCAACGCTAGCCGTCAGAGCTAACAACATGTCCTGTAAATCGCCGATCCCCGTAATCAGTGGACACAGCGGAGCAGTAAAGGTCATAGATGTGTTTCCATTT
It includes:
- the LOC115583400 gene encoding DEP domain-containing mTOR-interacting protein isoform X4: MERTSSIRRKAMARQHKGEVMIAGEQLRLRLHDGKLIKDRRYHLRTYPNCFVAQELIDWLVSHKEAPDRATAACLMQHLMDHDIIHHVCDKRPVFKDAKLLYRFRKDDGTFPFSTEVKIFMRGQRLYEQLIADKNSILQLREEHGVAYQRSFPGCQLIDWLLQNAEAESRRRGLELCRTLQEHGIIQHVAKKHDFFDSGLLYQFCINFRRRRRLSALLNESEQEEDEGVAVSTPEDTHPESPFVLRKSRPQEGNSAFQSVESSKDLKQVTSGRRGSLNSLQLHSAGFPPLAQSSTSVARCNPKSVLRRTVTCEELLAPGAPFLKKVLTVIGDALGWGFVVRGVAPCYVQAVDPGSPAAVAGVKVRQFVCQVNGQCVLYLDYRTVSRLVMTGTRTVVLEVMEPLE
- the LOC115583400 gene encoding DEP domain-containing mTOR-interacting protein isoform X1 produces the protein MLKRCFKIKCFVDCKTSSGFPWAWGYDGYTETLSTADCNTVNWPTLRSSPQITNMERTSSIRRKAMARQHKGEVMIAGEQLRLRLHDGKLIKDRRYHLRTYPNCFVAQELIDWLVSHKEAPDRATAACLMQHLMDHDIIHHVCDKRPVFKDAKLLYRFRKDDGTFPFSTEVKIFMRGQRLYEQLIADKNSILQLREEHGVAYQRSFPGCQLIDWLLQNAEAESRRRGLELCRTLQEHGIIQHVAKKHDFFDSGLLYQFCINFRRRRRLSALLNESEQEEDEGVAVSTPEDTHPESPFVLRKSRPQEGNSAFQSVESSKDLKQVTSGRRGSLNSLQLHSAGFPPLAQSSTSVARCNPKSVLRRTVTCEELLAPGAPFLKKVLTVIGDALGWGFVVRGVAPCYVQAVDPGSPAAVAGVKVRQFVCQVNGQCVLYLDYRTVSRLVMTGTRTVVLEVMEPLE
- the LOC115583400 gene encoding DEP domain-containing mTOR-interacting protein isoform X2; translated protein: MLKRCFKIKCFVDCKTSSGFPWAWGYDGYTETLSTADCNTVNWPTLRSSPQITNMERTSSIRRKAMARQHKGEVMIAGEQLRLRLHDGKLIKDRRYHLRTYPNCFVAQELIDWLVSHKEAPDRATAACLMQHLMDHDIIHHVCDKRPVFKDAKLLYRFRKDDGTFPFSTEVKIFMRGQRLYEQLIADKNSILQLREEHGVAYQRSFPGCQLIDWLLQNAEAESRRRGLELCRTLQEHGIIQHVAKKHDFFDSGLLYQFCINFRRRRRLSALLNESEQEEDEGVAVSTPEDTHPESPFVLRKSRPQEGNSAFQSESSKDLKQVTSGRRGSLNSLQLHSAGFPPLAQSSTSVARCNPKSVLRRTVTCEELLAPGAPFLKKVLTVIGDALGWGFVVRGVAPCYVQAVDPGSPAAVAGVKVRQFVCQVNGQCVLYLDYRTVSRLVMTGTRTVVLEVMEPLE
- the LOC115583400 gene encoding DEP domain-containing mTOR-interacting protein isoform X3, whose product is MSGHNNCVCFQIPQITNMERTSSIRRKAMARQHKGEVMIAGEQLRLRLHDGKLIKDRRYHLRTYPNCFVAQELIDWLVSHKEAPDRATAACLMQHLMDHDIIHHVCDKRPVFKDAKLLYRFRKDDGTFPFSTEVKIFMRGQRLYEQLIADKNSILQLREEHGVAYQRSFPGCQLIDWLLQNAEAESRRRGLELCRTLQEHGIIQHVAKKHDFFDSGLLYQFCINFRRRRRLSALLNESEQEEDEGVAVSTPEDTHPESPFVLRKSRPQEGNSAFQSVESSKDLKQVTSGRRGSLNSLQLHSAGFPPLAQSSTSVARCNPKSVLRRTVTCEELLAPGAPFLKKVLTVIGDALGWGFVVRGVAPCYVQAVDPGSPAAVAGVKVRQFVCQVNGQCVLYLDYRTVSRLVMTGTRTVVLEVMEPLE